The proteins below come from a single bacterium genomic window:
- a CDS encoding 7-carboxy-7-deazaguanine synthase QueE, with the protein MSVGEARRARLAEPWKSARFRRLRVAELFLSLQGEGSRAGLPTVFLRLTGCALRCRWCDTSWAFREGTWRTLDELRGAIAAYGVPRLCLTGGEPLLQPSFAPLVRRLLADGFDVAVETGGDRNIDDVPEGAARIVDVKLPGSRMDGRMDAANLARLRSGDEVKFVVSGRADYERAREIARGPLAAFRGEILFGAVHGELAPADLAEWILEDRLPARMQLQMHKLLWPGEERGV; encoded by the coding sequence GTGAGCGTCGGGGAGGCGCGCCGCGCGCGGCTGGCGGAGCCGTGGAAAAGCGCCCGTTTCCGCCGTTTGCGCGTCGCCGAGCTCTTTCTTTCGCTGCAGGGGGAGGGGAGCCGCGCCGGCCTGCCGACCGTCTTTCTGCGCCTCACCGGCTGCGCGTTGCGCTGCCGCTGGTGCGACACCTCGTGGGCGTTTCGCGAAGGGACGTGGCGGACGCTCGACGAGCTGCGCGGCGCGATCGCGGCCTACGGCGTTCCCCGTCTCTGCCTGACCGGCGGCGAGCCGCTGCTCCAGCCGTCGTTCGCGCCGCTGGTCCGCCGGCTGCTCGCCGACGGCTTCGACGTCGCCGTCGAGACCGGCGGCGACCGGAACATCGACGACGTGCCGGAAGGCGCGGCGCGGATCGTGGACGTGAAGCTGCCCGGCTCGCGGATGGACGGGCGGATGGACGCGGCGAACTTGGCGCGGCTGCGGTCCGGCGACGAGGTGAAGTTCGTCGTCTCCGGCCGCGCCGACTACGAACGGGCGCGGGAGATCGCGCGCGGCCCGTTGGCCGCGTTCCGCGGCGAGATCCTCTTCGGCGCGGTGCACGGCGAACTCGCCCCGGCCGACCTCGCGGAGTGGATTCTCGAAGACCGTCTGCCGGCGCGGATGCAGCTGCAGATGCACAAGCTTCTTTGGCCGGGCGAGGAGAGAGGCGTATGA
- a CDS encoding deoxyribonuclease IV, whose protein sequence is MAPRFGSHMSIAGGLHLAVLRARAVGGEALQLFTKSSNQWAARPLAAEDALAFRAAAAAARFAPVLAHDSYLINVASPDDDLRRRSLDALEEEFVRCAALGVPYLVMHPGAHVGAGEEAGIAAVAEALDELHRRRGPDVMVLLENTAGQGTTLGRTFEQLAAIRGRLEAPERVGVCFDTAHAFAAGYDLATDEGWERTWRAFAAVVGLERPHALHVNDSKRGLGSRVDRHEQIGLGELGPSAFWRLANDPRFDGLPAVLETEKEEDLADDARNLFVLRRLGGLAAPPSRAAVESWRAEAPLPEAVPGASKRGAKGRR, encoded by the coding sequence ATGGCGCCCCGCTTCGGTTCGCACATGTCGATCGCCGGCGGCCTCCACTTGGCCGTCCTGCGGGCGCGCGCCGTCGGCGGCGAGGCGCTGCAGCTCTTCACGAAGTCGTCGAACCAATGGGCCGCCCGCCCCCTCGCCGCGGAGGACGCGCTCGCCTTCCGCGCGGCGGCGGCCGCGGCGCGCTTCGCGCCGGTCCTGGCGCACGACTCCTACCTGATCAACGTCGCGTCGCCGGACGACGACCTGCGGCGCCGCTCGCTCGACGCGCTGGAGGAGGAGTTCGTCCGCTGCGCGGCGCTCGGCGTGCCGTACTTGGTGATGCACCCCGGAGCCCACGTCGGCGCGGGGGAGGAGGCGGGGATCGCCGCCGTGGCCGAGGCGCTCGACGAGCTGCACCGCCGGCGCGGGCCGGACGTGATGGTCCTGCTCGAGAACACGGCGGGGCAGGGGACGACGCTCGGCCGGACGTTCGAGCAGCTCGCCGCGATCCGCGGCCGGCTCGAGGCGCCGGAGCGGGTCGGCGTCTGCTTCGACACGGCGCACGCCTTCGCCGCCGGCTACGACCTCGCGACGGACGAGGGTTGGGAGCGGACGTGGCGCGCCTTCGCCGCGGTCGTCGGACTCGAACGGCCGCACGCGCTCCACGTCAACGATTCGAAGAGGGGGCTCGGCTCGCGCGTCGATCGCCACGAGCAGATCGGCCTCGGCGAGCTCGGGCCTTCCGCCTTCTGGCGGCTGGCCAACGACCCGCGCTTCGACGGTCTGCCCGCCGTGCTGGAAACGGAAAAGGAAGAAGACCTCGCCGACGACGCGCGGAACCTCTTCGTGCTGCGCCGCCTCGGCGGCCTCGCGGCGCCTCCGTCGCGGGCCGCCGTCGAATCGTGGCGCGCCGAAGCGCCGCTCCCCGAAGCTGTTCCGGGGGCGTCGAAGCGCGGCGCGAAGGGACGGCGGTGA